GGGAGCACCGTCTGGTGAAAGTGAAGAAACGCTTTGAAAAGACGACCTATTCGCGTCATGGCTATGCGGTGGCGCCGAATCGGATCAAGGAGCTGGTGATTGACAAACCGAACCAGGTGCTGGTCTGCGACTGTACCTACCTCAGAGTGTTGGGACGAAAGTTTGCGTACCTGTTCCTGGTGAGCGATGCGTACACGAGACGGATCGTGGGGTATCACGTAAGTCGGGACTTGTCGCATTACTCAGCGGTGATCGCGCTGTCAAAAGCGGCGACCTGGCTGAAGGAGTCCCAGGGCGTGACGGGTCAAGGCGTGATTCATCATTCGGACCGAGGCTGCCAGTACTGCTGTCATGAGTACCTGGCCATGCTGAAGTCGCACGGAATGGAGTCGAGCATGACCGACGCTGACCATTGTTACCAGAATGCCATCGCCGAACGGATCAACGGCATCCTCAAGGATGAGTTCAACCTGGATGCGGAGTTCATCAATGTCAACCATGTACAAACGGCTGTCGAACGAGCCGTGGAGGTGTATAACACCAAACGACCGCACTGGAGCCTGGGCTTACGCACTCCAATGGAGATGTATGAACTGGCTGCCTGAACAACCCCAGAGGTTATTGACATGTCAATATCCCCCCAGACCCCCCTGGACTACTACTACTTACGTGTAGACTTTATTTAGGACGAGAGATTTTGTTTTGATATCCCGACAATAATTTTGATAGTAACTTATCGAGCGATAACTCGCGCCACGCTTTCTATCCCTTCGCGAATCACATTGTGATCAAAAGCTGTGAAACCGAACACTAGGCCGGGTTTGGTTTTCTTTATGGAATAAAAATCGCTGGAAGGTACCATAATGCTCTGCTGACGGAGACGTTCCGAAATAGCTTCGGTGTTAACATCGGCTTCTCTGAAGAAACCCATCAGGTTCATCCCGCCATCGATATGCGGGAAGTCCAGGGGTAGTTGGTGCTTCCTGGCAGCGTTCAGAAATGTGGCGAGTTTAGCTGCATAGTTTTTACGGCAACGACGTATATGGGTGTAGAAAGCACCAGAGTAAACAAATTCTGCAAGGGTCGCTTGATCTATCAATGGGCCGTGGTCTTCCATGATGAGGCGAAGCGTTTCGAAAGGATGTATCAGTGCTGGAGGCAACACTGCATAGCCAATACGAAGTGAAGGGAAGAGCACTTTACTCATCGTGCCCAGGTAGATCACCCGCCCTGCGACATCAAGACTATGCAAGCTCGGCATCGGCGGTCGAGTATAACGGAATTCGGAATCGTAGTCATCTTCGAGCAGCCAGGCTTTTGCTTTTCGCGTGAACTCAAGCAATGCCATTCTGCGAGCCACAGGCTGACAAGCACCTGTCGGAAACTGACGTGAAGGCGTTGTGTAAATCAGTTTTGCTGCTTCGATTTTTTTGGGAGGCAAGGCTCCATGGGCATCAACGGAAAGTGGCCGAATCAGTGCTCGCGCCTTGTGAAACGCCTCTCGCGCCCCGGGATATCCCGGATTCTCTAGCAAAACGTGATCACCAGGTTTGAGCAGAATCTGGCTAAGCAGATAGATGGCTTGCTGTGAACCTGTGGTTATTGCGATTTGTTCCCAATTGCAGTTCACACCTCGACTTTCGTGGAGGTATAAAGCTAATGCTTGCCGGAGAATCGGGAGGCCCAATGCATGGGCTGATTGATAATGTAAGATCCCGGTGCTGAACTTACGTAAGGCACGAAGCCTAAGCCGGTTCCAGAGCGTGAGCGGGAAAAGTCGAACATCAGGCTGACAAGGACGAAAGGGAATCGGATCATGCAGAATGGTTTGAGAAGCCTTGAAATGAAGTCTGTTATGTCTGTCTGATGCGTTCGGCCTTGTAGCATATCCTTCAACAATTGCCGGTGTAACGTAGATTCCGGAACGGGGTCTGGTCTCCAGATACCCTTCACCCGATAGGCGATCATACGCCGCAATTACAGTGTTTCTTGATACACCCAAGTCGCGTGCCAGATCGCGACTGGATGGGAGAGAAGTACCTGTGACAATGAGGCCTGATTGAATCTGTTGTTTCAATCCGAAGAAAAGCTGATCCTGCAATGAGCGGCCAAGAGTAGGATTGAGAGTAATGGAAAGTAACGGCTTGCGACTCATGCTATTCTCTATCTGGTACCATGATAATTCACAATTCTGGAGCTTTACTAGATCCAGATATGCTTCTTATATTCCGGGTATCTCATGTCACCAACTTGCTCTTGAGAAAGACAGTCCATGATCAACGTACCACGTCGCCAGTTGTTGCAGTTAGTAATGGGGTCGCTTGCGGCTGGATTGGCTGTGCAAGCTTGTTCTGCCTACTCGTCGATGGAAGTTCTTTTGGAAGGCAAACCAGAAGGGAAGCCTGGAGACTTTGAATTCCTTACTGGCGAGTGGAAGATCAAGAACCGTCGCTTGAAAACGCCTGGCGGGAAAGAATGGGATGAGTTCGACGGAGAAGCCACATGCTGGAGCATTCTCATGGGAGTCTGCAGCATAGAGGAATTGCGAATACCTGCTCGCCATTTCGCAGGTATGGGCTTGCGGCTTCTTGATGTTCAGAAGAAAGTATGGAACGACTATTGGGTTAATGCCAAGAGTGGTGTACTTACCACACCAGGACTCACCGGAAACTTCGAAAAAGGAGTTGGTACCTTTTCAGCCGAGGAGATGGAAAACGGAAAGAAAGTGATTTCCAAAGGCGTTTGGGATCGAATCACTCCCAGTTCTTGCCGATGGTATCAAGCCGGATCCAACGATGGGGGTAAAACCTGGAAGGAAAGTTGGTTCATGGACTGGACTCGGGTGAAGTAGCGATCCGAAGCTAGGGGGTACTCTCGATGACTGCTAAACCTCTCACAGTAATTCATGGCGCATGCGGACATGATTGCCCTGATACCTGTTCATGGAAAGTTGAAGTTCGCGATGGAAAAGCTGAGCGGATGTACGGCGATCCTGACCACCCTTTCACGCGGGGTACGCTCTGCGGCAAGGTGAATCATTATCTCGAACGTGTATATCATCCCGATCGAGTGCTTTATCCACTCAAACGCATGGGTGCAAAAGGGGAAGGTCGATTCACACGTGTGAGTTGGGACGAGGCGTTGAAGGACATCGCTGCCCGTTGGTTAAGCACTATGGATGAAAATGGTGCAGAGGCCATTTTGCCATATAGCTCAGCTGGTACACAGGGACTGATTCAGTGTGCGTCACTGGATCGGCGCTTATTCGGTCTGCTAGGGTGCACCCAACTCGAGCGAAGTATCTGTGGCGAAGTAGCAGCCACTGGTCTAGCCACCACGCAAGGCAATGGGTTTGGCGCTGATCCGGAGGACCTGGTGCACAGTCGATACATCGTGCTCTGGGGAACCAATACGGTTGTCACCAATTTGCACCTGTGGCCGATTATTCTGGAGGCCAGGAAGAGGGGAGCGAAGGTCGTTGTCGTTGACCCCATCAGGACCCGCACAGCTGCTCAGGCGGATTGGCATATTGCACCAAGGCCCGGGAGCGATGCAGCACTGATGTTAGCCATGATGCACATCATTATCCGTGATGATCTGGTAGATCATGATTTTGTATCACGTTATGCCGAGGGTTATGAACAGCTCGTCGAGCGAGTGAAAGAGTATTCTCCCGTCAAAGTGACGCAGATCACTGGCTTGTCAGTCGAAGAAATCGAACGATTCGCGAGAGAGTATGCAACGATCACTCCTTCGATGTTACGTCCGTTGATTGGCATTGAACATCATCGGAATGGAGCGATGATGTTTCGCACGCTGGCATGTCTTCCTATCCTGATCGGCGCCTGGCGGCATCGGGGTGGCGGTCTAGCTCGTTCGACTCATTCGCTCCAGTATTCGACTCTTAACAATAGTGCCGTGCTAATGCCAGAGAAGAACCAAGCAGACGTTCGCACTCTTAATATGCGAGACCTTGGCAAAGATTTATGCTCGAAGGAACTGGCTCCACCCATTCGTAGCTTGTGCATCTATAACTGCAATCCGGTGGTTACTATTCCCAACCAGTCAAAAATCATCAAGGGCTTGCGGCGAGAAGATCTCTTCACCGTGGTGCATGATCTCTTCATAACAGAAACGGCTCGCTTTGCGGACTACGTTCTGCCTGCGACCAGTCAGATTGAGTGCCTCGATATTATTCCCGCTTGGGGACATCATTACCTGACGTTAAACCGACCGGCTATTGCACCGTTGGGTGAAGCTGTCTCCAACACCGAGTTCTTTCGCCGTCTCGCTAAAGCTTTGGGAAGAACCGAACCCTGGCTCTTTGATAGCGATGAAACTTTGCTTCGCATCGCATTGAATTCCAACCATCCGTGGATGAGTGGCATCACCTTCGAACGACTCTGGAACGAGGGTTTTGTCAGGCTAAATCCAGAGCGAGATTGGATACCTTTTGCTCACGGTGATTTTGCCACACCTTCCGGCAAGGCAGCATTATGGTCTGAATCGTTGCGAGAAAAAGGGCTCGATCCCTTACCTGCCAGTGGAGAGATACGCCAGGCTTCAGGCAGACAATTGCAGTTGATCACGGGCAAGACGTTGCACTTCCTTAATTCCAGTTATGCTCATGTGGAGCATCATCGTCAAAAGGAAGGAACACTCTTTATTGAGCTTCATGCGGACGATGCGAAAGCCCGTCAGCTGAGT
This window of the Planctomycetia bacterium genome carries:
- a CDS encoding IS3 family transposase (programmed frameshift), with protein sequence MERAQMSFSPELKRAIVEELESGQLSLREAPARGHTTVSRIQLWLKEYGKYQPKRDIVEVVMKSEEEKIAALEKALADAHLKLLVHEKIIEVASKKYKVDLKKNFWAAGVEQSRRETSAGLARLCQAVGRSRDAYYKHLRRRRDDSNEEAAILQLVDEIRQEQPRMGTRKLVDRLKTCHDTEVGRDHLFALLGREHRLVKVKKRFEKTTYSRHGYAVAPNRIKELVIDKPNQVLVCDCTYLRVLGRKFAYLFLVSDAYTRRIVGYHVSRDLSHYSAVIALSKAATWLKESQGVTGQGVIHHSDRGCQYCCHEYLAMLKSHGMESSMTDADHCYQNAIAERINGILKDEFNLDAEFINVNHVQTAVERAVEVYNTKRPHWSLGLRTPMEMYELAA
- a CDS encoding PLP-dependent aminotransferase family protein, coding for MSRKPLLSITLNPTLGRSLQDQLFFGLKQQIQSGLIVTGTSLPSSRDLARDLGVSRNTVIAAYDRLSGEGYLETRPRSGIYVTPAIVEGYATRPNASDRHNRLHFKASQTILHDPIPFRPCQPDVRLFPLTLWNRLRLRALRKFSTGILHYQSAHALGLPILRQALALYLHESRGVNCNWEQIAITTGSQQAIYLLSQILLKPGDHVLLENPGYPGAREAFHKARALIRPLSVDAHGALPPKKIEAAKLIYTTPSRQFPTGACQPVARRMALLEFTRKAKAWLLEDDYDSEFRYTRPPMPSLHSLDVAGRVIYLGTMSKVLFPSLRIGYAVLPPALIHPFETLRLIMEDHGPLIDQATLAEFVYSGAFYTHIRRCRKNYAAKLATFLNAARKHQLPLDFPHIDGGMNLMGFFREADVNTEAISERLRQQSIMVPSSDFYSIKKTKPGLVFGFTAFDHNVIREGIESVARVIAR
- a CDS encoding molybdopterin-dependent oxidoreductase, encoding MTAKPLTVIHGACGHDCPDTCSWKVEVRDGKAERMYGDPDHPFTRGTLCGKVNHYLERVYHPDRVLYPLKRMGAKGEGRFTRVSWDEALKDIAARWLSTMDENGAEAILPYSSAGTQGLIQCASLDRRLFGLLGCTQLERSICGEVAATGLATTQGNGFGADPEDLVHSRYIVLWGTNTVVTNLHLWPIILEARKRGAKVVVVDPIRTRTAAQADWHIAPRPGSDAALMLAMMHIIIRDDLVDHDFVSRYAEGYEQLVERVKEYSPVKVTQITGLSVEEIERFAREYATITPSMLRPLIGIEHHRNGAMMFRTLACLPILIGAWRHRGGGLARSTHSLQYSTLNNSAVLMPEKNQADVRTLNMRDLGKDLCSKELAPPIRSLCIYNCNPVVTIPNQSKIIKGLRREDLFTVVHDLFITETARFADYVLPATSQIECLDIIPAWGHHYLTLNRPAIAPLGEAVSNTEFFRRLAKALGRTEPWLFDSDETLLRIALNSNHPWMSGITFERLWNEGFVRLNPERDWIPFAHGDFATPSGKAALWSESLREKGLDPLPASGEIRQASGRQLQLITGKTLHFLNSSYAHVEHHRQKEGTLFIELHADDAKARQLSHGETVKVGNEQGMITAECRISDRVQPGVVWMPFGGFGDVKGQACSVNILTPEEPTDWGGGSGFYDAFVEVEKC